CGATGGCCGTCGCGAGGATGTTCGCGACCGCCTGCACGAAGTTGGCGTCCTGCTGGGTGAACTCCCTGGGCTCCGTGTCGTGGACGCCGAGCACGCCCCACGGGTCCTCGGTCGTCCCGACGACGACGCTGATCCCGCTGCGTACGCCGTGAGAGGTGAGGAGTTCCGGCCCGGAGAAGCGGTCTTCGGTCCGGAGGTCCTCGACGGCGACGGGTTCCTCCGAGAGGAGCGTGTATCCGGCCTGTGAGTCCCGGTCGGCCGGGACGGACGCCTCGCCGACGAGACCCTCACGCCAGCCGACGCCGGCCCGGAGCGACAGGGCGTCACCGTCCTCGTCGAGGTCGAGCACCTTGCAGTAGTCGCTGTCGAGAGTCTCCGCGACGACCTGCACGGTCGTGGCGAACAGCGCGTCGAGGTTCTCGGCCGCGAGGGCGCGTTGCCCCAGTTCCGTGACGACGGTCTGTTGACGAACCCGCGTCTCGATCGCCGCCTGTCGCTGCCGCTGGTCGGTGACGTCCTGTGACATCCCCATGCCAGCGACGACCCGCCCGTCCTCGTCCCGGACCGGGACGGCGTGGAACTGCAGCGTCTGGCCGCCGAACGACACCTCGAAATCCCGTTCCGCGCCGTCGAAGACGGCCTCGTAGTGGGGGCGGATCTGGTCGACGAGTTCCGGCGGCAGGCAGTCTTCGAGGAGGTGATTTTCGAGATCGGCGGCGTCGAACGGGTAGTTCTCGAACCCCTCACCGCCCGCGACGAGATATCGCAACTCCTCGTCGAACAGCGTCACGACGCCGTTGGGGAACTCCTCGATCAGCGTCCGGTAGCGGCGGCGCGACTGGGCGAGTGCCTGCTCGCGCTCCTTGCGCTCGGTCACGTCCCGGAAGTACACGGAGAGACCTGTCTCGGTGGGGTAGATCGTGTTCTCGAACCAGGCGTCGAGTGGTGGGTAGTAATCTTCGATCGTGACCGACGACTGTTCGTGGAGAGCCTCCTGCAGCGCGGCCTCGAATCGGTCGGTGGGGTCGAGTTCGTCGTGGATGTCCTTCCCCAGCACCTCGTGTTCGGCTAGCCCGAGTAACTCGGCCGCGCGTTCGTTGACGTACGAGAACCGCAACTCCGAATCGAGTCCGTATAACCCGTCACTGATGCGAGCGAACACGTCGCCGAGTTCGGTCTGCAACTCGTCGTGTTGGCGTTTCAGCTGTCGGGCCCGCTCGCGGTGCTCGGTCATGTCCCGCGTGACCTTGACGAACCCGTCGAGATCGCCGTCGTCGTGAACCGGTGTGATGACGACGTTCGCCCAGAACCGGCTCCCGTCGGCCCGGACGCGCCAGCCCTCGTCCTCGACGCGCCCGTTCTCCACCGCCCTCGCGAGGTTCCGGGACGGGACACCCGCCTCCCGGTCCTCGGCCGTGTAGAACACGTCGAACCGCTCGCCGACGATCTCCTCGGCCGTGTACCCCTTGATCCGCTCGGCACCGGTGTTCCAGCTGACGACGGTCCCGTCGGTGTCGAGCGTGAAGATGGCGTAGTCCGTCACGGCGTCGATCATCTCCTCGAACTCCCGGTGGCTGCCGTCGCCCGCATCCTCGTCCGCCCGTGGTCGCAACACGCCGAGGACCCCGTCGTCGCCCCGCCCCAGCCGGAGCGTGCATGGCGTCGTCACCTCGCCGTCGGTCACTGCCACGGCGACCGATTCGACCGCCTCGCCGTCGGTCCCCAGCCGCCGGAGGCCGATCTCCGCTCTGGCCGCGTCCGCCGACTCGAAGAGGACGGAGACGTGTTCGCCCAGGAGTTCCTCGCGCGACCGCCCGGTCAGGTCGAGCACCTCGTCGGTGACGGCCCGCAATCGTCGGTCGTCGTCGAGTCTGAAACAGGCCGCATCGACCGTCCGTGCCAGCGTACCGACTAGCGTATCGTCGACCGCCCACCCCGATACGGGAGCCTCTGTTCCCGCCGGTTCGTCCGACATCGTACTGTTATTTTCTCTGCGAGCGGGATAAATTCAGTTGGGAGTTTCCTTCCGCGCTCGTGAATCACAGTTCCCCGATCGCGTGCCCGATGGCATCCACGTACTCCTCGCGGGTGTACCCCAGCCGCGAGCGCCACACCTCCTGATAGGAGGGGTGGAGCAATGGCAACACGGTCGTCGACAGCGCCGGACACGGAACGGGGTCGAGGACCGTGTCGAGGAACCCGTCGACCTCGCGGTCGACCATCGACAGCACCGACTGCGTGGCGTGTTTCCCGGTCGTGACCACAGCCCGGGGCGCGACCGTCTCGATCTCCTCGCGCAGGTAGGGCCGGCAGTTGACCCGTTCCTCGGCCGTGGGCTCCCGGTTGGTCGTCGGGTCGTCGGGATCCGGCGGGAAGCACTTGACGGCGTTCGTGACGTAACAGTCCTCGTGACCGTAGCCGGCCTCGGCCAGCAACCCCCGGATCCGCCGCCCGGAGTGGCGAGAGGTGTAGGCCATGCCGGTCCAGTTGCCCCCCTGCCAGCGGTCGGCGTCGGGGTCGCCGTAGCCCGGTGCCTCGCCCACGACGACGAGGTCGGCCGATCGTGGTCCGTTGCCCCAGGAGATGCACTCCCGGCCGTCGACGAGAGCGGGACATCGCTGGCAGTCCTCGGCGAGGGGGTTGCGCTCGTCGGCGTCGGGAAACTCCGGCATCGGTGGGCCCGTTGCGCGCCGGCGACTTGACGCTCCCGGTACGGCGGGACCGATTTGCCTTTAGTCCCGGCACCGAATTGGATGCACATGAGCAGGTTCGAGCCGGTCGAGGACCAGTACGAGCCCCACGACCTCGAAGACGGGGTCTTCGAGTACTGGGACGCGGTCGACGCCTACGAACAGACCAAACAACACCGGGCCGACGGCGAGACCTACTTCTTCGTCGACGGTCCGCCCTACACCTCCGGGGCGGCCCACATGGGGACGACCTGGAACAAGACGCTGAAGGACTGCTACATCCGCTATCTCCGCATGCAGGGGTACGACGTGACCGACCGCCCCGGCTACGACATGCACGGGCTCCCCATCGAGACGAAAGTCGAGGAGAAACTCGGCTTCGAGAACAAGAAGGACATCGAGGAGTTCGGCGAGCAGAAATTCATCGAGGAGTGCAAGGACTTCGCCGAGGAGCAACTGGAGGGCCTGCAGGAGGATTTCAAATCCTTCGGCGTCTGGATGGACTGGGACGACCCCTACAAAACTGTGCGCCCGGAGTACATGGAAGCGGCCTGGTGGGGCTTCGAGAAGGCCCACGAGCGCGGGCTGGTCGAGCAGGGCCAGCGCTCCATCTCGCAGTGTCCGCGGTGTGAGACCGCCATCGCCAACAACGAGGTCGAGTACGAACACGTCGACGACCCGTCTATCTACGTCAAATTCCCGCTTCGCGAGGCCGAGCGGAGCGAGGCCTCGGAACGTGCGAGCGGGGACGAAGGACCCGCGAGCAGCGACGCGTATCTCGTCATCTGGACGACGACCCCCTGGACCGTTCCGGCGAACACCTTCGTCGCGGTCGACGGCGACGCCACCTACCAGGCCGTGGAAACCACGAAGAACGGCGAGACCGAGGTCCTCTATCTCCACGAGGAGACCGTCGAGGACGTCCTCTCGAAGGGCCGCTACGACGACTACGAGATCCGCGAGGAGGTCACCGGAGAGGAGATGGTCGGCTGGAGCTACGACCACCCGCTCCGGGAGGAGGTTCCGGAGGCCCCGGACTTCGAGGGTTCGCTGCAGGTCTACACCGCCGACTACGTCGAGGCGGATCGGACAGGACTGGTCCACTCCGCACCGGGCCACGGGGAGGTCGACTTCGAGCGCGGCCAGGAACTCGGGCTGGACATCTTCTGTCCGGTCGGCCCCGACGGAGTCTACGAGGACGCGGCCGGCGCCTATGCGGGTGCGTTCGTCAAGGACGCCGACGAGGCGATCATGGACGACCTCGATTCGAAGGGCCTGCTGCTCTCGCGGGACACCGTCCACCACGACTACGGCCACTGCTGGCGCTGTGACACCGGCATCATCCAGATGGTCACCGACCAGTGGTTCATCACGGTCACCGACATCAAAGAGGAACTCCTCGACAACATCGAGGACAGCGAGTGGTACCCCCAGGAGGCCCGGGACAACCGCTTCCGGGACTTCGTCGAGGACTCGCCCGACTGGAACGTCTCCCGCCAGCGTTACTGGGGGATTCCCATTCCCATTTGGACCCCCGAAGACTGGAACGGCGGGATGGACGACGCCATCGTGATCGGCACGCGCGAGGAACTCGCAGAGCGCGTCGACCAGGAGATCGACCCCGAGAGCGTCGACATCCACAAGGGCACCGTCGACGACCTGACGATTACCGAGGACGGCACCACCTACACCCGCGTCGGCGACGTGTTCGACGTGTGGCTCGACTCCTCGGTCGCGACGTGGGGCACGCTGAACTTCCCCGAGCAGGACGAGGCGTTCGACGAACTGTGGCCCGCCGATCTCATCATCGAGGCCCACGACCAGACGCGGGGCTGGTTCTGGAGCCAGCTCGGCATGGGTACCGCCGCGCTGGGCGAGGTGCCCTACGATCAGGTGCTGATGCACGGCTGGGCGCTGGACTCGGATGGACGAAAGATGTCCAAGTCGATCGGGAACATCGTCGAACCCGGCGAGGCCATCGAGCGCCACGGCCGGGACCCGATGCGCCTGTTCCTGCTCTCGGTGACCGGCCAGGCCGACGACATGAAGTTCTCCTGGGAGGAGATGGCCGAGATGCAGCGCCGGCTCAACATCCTCTGGAACGTCTTCCGGTTCCCGCTCCCCTACATGCGGATGGACGAGTTCGATCCAGGTACTGTGGACCTCGAACACGCCGAGACGGAACTCGTCGACGAGTGGGTCCTCTCGCGACTCCAGACCGTCGAGGAGACGATGACCGAGCACTTCGAGGAGTTCGAGCAGGACAAGGCTCTCCACGCCCTGCTCGAGTTCGTCGTCGAGGACGTCTCCCGCTTCTACGTGCAGGTCGTCCGCGAGCGGATGTGGGAGGAAGACGACAGCGACTCCAAGGAAGCGGCCTACGCCACGCTCTATCGCGTGCTGGAGGAGACGGTCGCGCTGATCGCGCCCTTCGCGCCCTTCGTCGCCGAGGAGATCTACGGCAACCTCACCGGTGACGCCGGCCACGAGACCGTCCACATGTGCGACTGGCCCGAACCCGACGCGTTCTGGCAGGACGAGGAACTCGAGGACGAAGTGAAGGTCGCCCGCGCCGTCGAGGAAGCCGGCTCGAACGCGCGCCAGCAGGCCGAACGCAGCCTCCGCTGGCCGATCACGCGGGTCGTCGTCGCGGCCGACGACGAGGAGACGGCCGCCGCGGTCGAGAGCCAGCGCGACCTGCTGACCGAGCGGCTCAACGCCCGCGACCTCGACCTGATCGAACCCGGCGAGAGCTGGGGCGAACTCGCCTACTCCGCCGAAGCGGACATGAGCCTGCTCGGACCGGAGTTCGGCGACGACGCCGGCCGCGTCATGAACGCGCTGAACGAGGCCAGCGTCGACGAGCCGACCGTCGAGGCGCTCGAAGCCGCCGTCGAGGACGCGCTGGGCGAGTCCGTGGACCTCACGGAGGAGATGGTCGAGTTCGTCACGCAGACGCCCGACGACGTGACGGGCGTGGCCTTCGACGTGGACGGCGACGAAATGGGTGTGGTCTACATCGACGCCTCACTCACCGAGGACATCGAGAGCGAGGGGTACGCCCGCGAGGTGATCCGTCGGGTTCAGGAGATGCGGAAAGACCTCGATCTCGACCTCGAAGCGCGCATCCGCGTCGACCTCGACATCGGCGACGACCGCGTGGCCGACCTCGTCCGCGAGCACGAGGACCTGATCGCCGACGAGGTCCGCGCCGACGAGTTCGGAGCCGTCGAGGACGGCCTCCGGAAGGAGTGGGAGGTCGAAGGCGTCGCGATGGAGATCGCGGTGGAAGCGGTCGCGGCGGCCGAGGCGTCGGACTAGCGAATCGTACCGGTCGCGAACGAAGTGAGCGACCGGCTTTTTCGCCCACATTTTTCGAGTAGTGAGGGATCGAAGATCCCTCATACCATGCGAACGGGCCGCTTCGCGGCCCGTGAGCAGAGCGCGGTTCGCGACCAACGGGAGCGAACCCAACGAGAAAAAGGTGGGGTGGAGGCGTCGGACTGAAACTTACAGTTTTTCGGCGATCGCCGGCGCGGCGCTGACGGCGCTGACCGACCGCTCCAGCGTGTCGGTCCCGTAGATGGCTTCGACGCCGGCGCGGGCGAGTTTCGTCCGGGCGTCGGCGGCGAGCATCGGGTGGACGCAGGTGACGAAGATTCTGGCGGCACCCATGTCGTCCAGCGCACCGACGGCCTCGGACATCGTGGAGCCGGTGGCGACGATGTCGTCGGTCAGCACCACGTCGCGGCCGTCCACGTCGGCGTCGCGGGGCTCGATCTCGACCTCCGACCCGGAGAGCCGCGTCTTCTCGAAGTAGTCCGTCTCGCCGCGGCCGTAGGCGGTCTTGACTGTGTCGGCGATGTCGATCGCCCCCTCGTCGGGCGAGAGGAAGACGGGTTCGGCCAGGTCCTCGGGGAGCGGGTCGGCCAGGCAGGCGGCGGCGTCGACGGTCTCGGCCGGCACGTCGAAGTGGTCGACGATGGCGGGCTCGTGGGGGTTGACGGTCAGCACGCGGTCGGTCCCCGTACTCAGCGCCTTCGCCATCGCGCGGGCGGAGACGGGCTGACCCGGCTCGAAGGCCGCGTCCTGCCGCGCGTAGCCCATGTAGGGGATCACGGTGGTGATATCGGACGCGCCGGCCTCGCGGACGGCGTCCTGCAGCTGGAGCAACTCGACGTGTGCGTCGCTCGTGTCGGTCGAGGCGACGATCACGGCCGACTCGGAATCGAAGTACGGGACCTGTGCCATGAGTTCCCCGTCGGGGAACCGCTCGAAGGAGACGGGCGCGAGGTCCGCGTCGGTCGCCGCGGCCAGCGCGGCGGCCAGCGACTGGGAACTGGACCCACTGACGATCATAGTCGGCCCCTCGCCGCGGCGGCTAAACCCCTTTTCGCTTCCGACGGGAAACGGAAGCGATTAGTGTCACTCGTTCGACTCCTCTCGCGTGAACCCGTATGCCCTCCTCGGTGCGGCGATCCTCTCGGAACTGCTGGCCACGACCTCGCTCAAACTCTCGGAGGGGTTCTCGAACCCGCTCCCGAGCGTCGGCGTCGTCGTCGGCTACGGCGCGGCTTTCTACCTGCTCGCGCTGGTACTGGAGGAACTCCCCGTCGGACTGGTCTACGCGACGTGGGCCGCCCTCGGTATCGTCGGCATCGCGGCCGTCGGCGTCGTCGCCTTCGGCGAGACGGTCGATCTCGCGGGACTCGCCGGCATCGCTTGCATCGTCCTCGGCGTCGTCCTGCTCAACGTCGTCAGCGGGATGTCCGCGCACTGACCGCCCGGTCGCACCCCTACGCCTCGGGCGCGACGGCGACCCCGCTCACGCCGGGCAGCCCCAGCGCCCGGGAGCGCCAGCCGTCGCCGGCGTCGACCAGCACCGTCCCCCGTTCGGAGACGGCGTAGTTTCCGGTCCCCTGTGCCAGCGCCACGACCGACTCCTCGGTCGGGATCTCGCACTCGCACCAGTCCTCGCCCTCACCAGCGTAGAGCGCGTCGGCGGTCGCGGCGAGACCGCCATCGGGATCGCTGGCGACGGCCGTGAACTCGCCGTCCATCGCCTTCGCCCAGCCCGGCCCGAGGTAGTAGAGTCCCTCGCCCGTGGCGGCCAGCGGCGTCCCGCCGGTCGCCACGTCCCACGCCTCGGTGAGGCCGACGTGGTCGAGGCCGTCGCCGACGCGGTAGACGCCGTCGGCCGCTCCGACGAGATCGCCGTCGATGGCCCGCACGTCCTCGACCGTGCCGAGCGTCGTCCAGTCCTCGCCCGCACGGCGGGCGACTCGACCGTCCGGGCCAGCCGCCAGCAGGTCGCCGTCGTCGAAGCCGACCGCGACGGCGGGGCCGAAGTCGGTCGGCTCGTAGCCCCCGTCGGCGCTGACCAGTACGTTCTCGTCGGTGGCGACGGCCAGAAAGTCGGGGCCGGCGGCCACGTCGCGGGCGGTACAGCGGTGGGCCAGCGAGAACTCGCCGACGATGTCGGCCGAGACGGCGACGACGGCCACACCCAGTTCGGCCGCGACGTATAATTCTGTGGTCCCGGTCTTCTCGCCGTAGACCCGCTTCTCGTCGAGACTGATGTCCGCGTCGCTCATACTTCCGCTCGGGCGGGCACCGGCGAAAGCGTACCGATGCGCGGCCTACTCCCGGGCCCCCTTGGCCTGTGCGACGTGGGTGATGGTGACGAGGCCGATCCCGCCGACGACGTTGCCCGCGGTGATGATCCCTGTCAGTGCCGCGAACTCGGCGAGGCCGATCTCGGCCCCGTAGAGGACGCCGAAGAAGGCGTGCAGCATCGTCACGACGACGTGTTCGAAGGGACCAAGCGCCAGCAGGAACCCGACGGCGTAGGCCATCCAGATCCGGCTCCCGCCGCTGTCGACCGCGGCGAGGAAATGGGAGAGCAGGGCGACGAGCGCCCCGCCGACGATGGCGCTGGTGAAGTTCGCGACCGTCGAGCGGCCGGCGGTGTGTTCGGCGAACGAGCGCAAGGCGACCTCGGTCCCCGCCGGGAGCGTCCCCTCGACCCAGAAGACGACGACCATCAGGCCGCCGCCGACGAGGTTCAGCGCGAACGTCACGCCCCACAGACGGAGCAGTTCCCCGGTGGGGAACCCGTCGCGCTCGATGGCGGCGGCGATCGGGTCGAAGAAGTTCTCGTTGAACAGTTCGGCGCGGCCGACGACCAGGAACACGACGCCGAGCCCGAACGCGAGCGCGCCGGCGACGGCGTCGAGACGGCCCGTTCCGGCCGGCACGGCGGCGTGGACGATGCCGAGCGCGACGGTCCCGAAGACGACCGTGAACCCGGCGATGAAACTCGTCGCGAGCAACTCGATCAGCGACTGGTCGAGGCGGCGCTCGCCCTCCTCGGCGGCCCGGTCGAATATCTCGGCGGGGTCTGGCGCCGCGGACACGTGACCGATAACGACGGATTCGGCCAAAAGCGTCTGTGCGCTCCGTCGTGACAGGTCCCTTCCCGGAGCGGTCAGAGCGCTTCTTTGTACGCCTCCAGCGTGTCCGCGACGTCCTCCTCGGTGTGAGCGTACGTGACGAACTGGGACTCGAACTGATTCTGGCTGAGGAACACGCCCTCGTCTTTCATCTTCGGCCAGAAGACGCGCCGCCAGCGGTCGGTCTCGCCGGCGGCCACGTCCGCGCCGTTTTTCGGGCAGAGCTCGAACCGAGGACAGTCCTCGCGCTGCTTGCACGCGCCCTCGCAGTGGCCCTCGAACGTGTCGGGAGCCTCGCGGGAGAACACGAGCTTGAACATCCCGTCGACGCCGGTAACCGTGTACTCGGGGGCCTGCTCCCGGACGATCTCGGCCAGCCCGGTGCGCAGCTGCTCGCCGAGGTCGTGGATGTGGTCGTGCACGTCGTGTTCGGCGGCGTAGCGCAGCGATTCGAGGCCGGCGGCCATCGTGACCGGGTGGCCCGAGAAGGTGCCCGCCTGGAACACGTCGCCCGAGGGGGTGAACTGCTCCATCAGCCGGGCGGGACCGCCGATCGCCCCAACGGGGAAGCCGCCGCCGATCAGCTTGCCGAACGTCGTCAGGTCGGGTTCGATACCGAACTTCCCCTGGGCACACTGGAGGCCGCCGACCCGGAAGCCGGTGATCACTTCGTCGAAGATCAAGAGGGAGTCGTGCTCCTCGGTGAGGTCCCGGAGGGTCTCGTGGTAGCCGTCGACGGGGCGGACGATGCCGTAGTTGGCGAGGATCGGCTCGACGAGGACGGCCGCGATCTCGTCGCCGTAGTCCTCGAAGACCCGGTGGGCGGCCTCCTCGTCGTTGAAGGGGATCGCCAGCGTCTCGTCGGCGAAGGACTGGGGGATTCCGGGGCTGGAGGGGCGGACGTCGTCGTACTCGCCCTCGACGAGCGTGGTCTCCTGTGCGCCGTGGTAGCCGCCCTGCATGACGACGATCTTGTCGCGGCCGGTGTGGGCGCGGGCGAGGCGGCAGGCCGAGACGGTCGCCTCCGTCCCGGAGTTGACGAACCGCAGCATCTCGACGCTGGGGACGTGTCGGGCGACGAACTCGGCGTGTTCGACCTCGATCTCGGTCGGCATCCCGTACATCGGGCCCTCGCTGGCGTGGGACTGGATGGACGACTCGACGGGTTGGGGCGTGTCGTGGCCGTACAACAGGGGGCCGAGGCCCATCACCCAGTCGATGTAGCGGTTGCCGTCGGCGTCGATGACGTGGCCGCCGTCGCCCCGTTCGACGAAGGGCGGGTAGGGTTCGATGGCCGCCCGCACCGCGGAGTTGACGCCGCCGGGCAACACCGACAGCGCCCGGTCGTACAGATCGCGTGACTGCTCGTGGGTCATACTCCGGCCTTGGCCCGCCCACACCAAAGACCTGACTCACTCGCCCGCGTCGCGGGTCCGCGCGAGGTCCGGGACCGCCCCACCGCCCGCGGTCGGTGACCGTCCGGCGATCCGTCGATTTACGTCCGTAAAGAGACCATATTCCAGTGCAAACCAGCCGTCCGTCCACCGACCGATCGGAAAATACCGCGTTTGTTTTGGGAAGTGT
This Halorientalis sp. IM1011 DNA region includes the following protein-coding sequences:
- a CDS encoding uracil-DNA glycosylase family protein; translation: MPEFPDADERNPLAEDCQRCPALVDGRECISWGNGPRSADLVVVGEAPGYGDPDADRWQGGNWTGMAYTSRHSGRRIRGLLAEAGYGHEDCYVTNAVKCFPPDPDDPTTNREPTAEERVNCRPYLREEIETVAPRAVVTTGKHATQSVLSMVDREVDGFLDTVLDPVPCPALSTTVLPLLHPSYQEVWRSRLGYTREEYVDAIGHAIGEL
- a CDS encoding PAS domain-containing protein is translated as MSDEPAGTEAPVSGWAVDDTLVGTLARTVDAACFRLDDDRRLRAVTDEVLDLTGRSREELLGEHVSVLFESADAARAEIGLRRLGTDGEAVESVAVAVTDGEVTTPCTLRLGRGDDGVLGVLRPRADEDAGDGSHREFEEMIDAVTDYAIFTLDTDGTVVSWNTGAERIKGYTAEEIVGERFDVFYTAEDREAGVPSRNLARAVENGRVEDEGWRVRADGSRFWANVVITPVHDDGDLDGFVKVTRDMTEHRERARQLKRQHDELQTELGDVFARISDGLYGLDSELRFSYVNERAAELLGLAEHEVLGKDIHDELDPTDRFEAALQEALHEQSSVTIEDYYPPLDAWFENTIYPTETGLSVYFRDVTERKEREQALAQSRRRYRTLIEEFPNGVVTLFDEELRYLVAGGEGFENYPFDAADLENHLLEDCLPPELVDQIRPHYEAVFDGAERDFEVSFGGQTLQFHAVPVRDEDGRVVAGMGMSQDVTDQRQRQAAIETRVRQQTVVTELGQRALAAENLDALFATTVQVVAETLDSDYCKVLDLDEDGDALSLRAGVGWREGLVGEASVPADRDSQAGYTLLSEEPVAVEDLRTEDRFSGPELLTSHGVRSGISVVVGTTEDPWGVLGVHDTEPREFTQQDANFVQAVANILATAIERVEHERTLRHQREQLAALNNLNAISRGIIRALLRQSTREEVEQLVCDRLADSNSYTFAWVGTVDEQSDEVVPRAEAGVTDYLDDVTIRVDDSDDAQGPTGRAFRTNELQVSRNVQTDAAYEQWRDHAEEYGYRTSAAVPISSENTVYGVLNVYTQRPDAFDTEELAVLGGLGDVMGHAMNAIEHQRLLMSDEITEVEFRIRDLFGHLDLDDGSGTVTVAETIPTGEGQYLAYGTASEEGQEWLDALVEAVPHWEELNYVGMAGDGYRFELRLDDPPLLSLLSAHGGRVRTARIKDGDYHMTVELPPDAPVRAVVDGVQETYPEAEMLVQRRTTLDSRDVGYLGIDLDEILTERQLAAVEAAYYAGFFDWPRGSTGEEVAEALGISPPTFHQHLRAAEQHVLRALLDPDDSADGR
- a CDS encoding ribose-phosphate diphosphokinase, whose translation is MIVSGSSSQSLAAALAAATDADLAPVSFERFPDGELMAQVPYFDSESAVIVASTDTSDAHVELLQLQDAVREAGASDITTVIPYMGYARQDAAFEPGQPVSARAMAKALSTGTDRVLTVNPHEPAIVDHFDVPAETVDAAACLADPLPEDLAEPVFLSPDEGAIDIADTVKTAYGRGETDYFEKTRLSGSEVEIEPRDADVDGRDVVLTDDIVATGSTMSEAVGALDDMGAARIFVTCVHPMLAADARTKLARAGVEAIYGTDTLERSVSAVSAAPAIAEKL
- the ileS gene encoding isoleucine--tRNA ligase, whose protein sequence is MSRFEPVEDQYEPHDLEDGVFEYWDAVDAYEQTKQHRADGETYFFVDGPPYTSGAAHMGTTWNKTLKDCYIRYLRMQGYDVTDRPGYDMHGLPIETKVEEKLGFENKKDIEEFGEQKFIEECKDFAEEQLEGLQEDFKSFGVWMDWDDPYKTVRPEYMEAAWWGFEKAHERGLVEQGQRSISQCPRCETAIANNEVEYEHVDDPSIYVKFPLREAERSEASERASGDEGPASSDAYLVIWTTTPWTVPANTFVAVDGDATYQAVETTKNGETEVLYLHEETVEDVLSKGRYDDYEIREEVTGEEMVGWSYDHPLREEVPEAPDFEGSLQVYTADYVEADRTGLVHSAPGHGEVDFERGQELGLDIFCPVGPDGVYEDAAGAYAGAFVKDADEAIMDDLDSKGLLLSRDTVHHDYGHCWRCDTGIIQMVTDQWFITVTDIKEELLDNIEDSEWYPQEARDNRFRDFVEDSPDWNVSRQRYWGIPIPIWTPEDWNGGMDDAIVIGTREELAERVDQEIDPESVDIHKGTVDDLTITEDGTTYTRVGDVFDVWLDSSVATWGTLNFPEQDEAFDELWPADLIIEAHDQTRGWFWSQLGMGTAALGEVPYDQVLMHGWALDSDGRKMSKSIGNIVEPGEAIERHGRDPMRLFLLSVTGQADDMKFSWEEMAEMQRRLNILWNVFRFPLPYMRMDEFDPGTVDLEHAETELVDEWVLSRLQTVEETMTEHFEEFEQDKALHALLEFVVEDVSRFYVQVVRERMWEEDDSDSKEAAYATLYRVLEETVALIAPFAPFVAEEIYGNLTGDAGHETVHMCDWPEPDAFWQDEELEDEVKVARAVEEAGSNARQQAERSLRWPITRVVVAADDEETAAAVESQRDLLTERLNARDLDLIEPGESWGELAYSAEADMSLLGPEFGDDAGRVMNALNEASVDEPTVEALEAAVEDALGESVDLTEEMVEFVTQTPDDVTGVAFDVDGDEMGVVYIDASLTEDIESEGYAREVIRRVQEMRKDLDLDLEARIRVDLDIGDDRVADLVREHEDLIADEVRADEFGAVEDGLRKEWEVEGVAMEIAVEAVAAAEASD
- a CDS encoding formate/nitrite transporter family protein, coding for MSAAPDPAEIFDRAAEEGERRLDQSLIELLATSFIAGFTVVFGTVALGIVHAAVPAGTGRLDAVAGALAFGLGVVFLVVGRAELFNENFFDPIAAAIERDGFPTGELLRLWGVTFALNLVGGGLMVVVFWVEGTLPAGTEVALRSFAEHTAGRSTVANFTSAIVGGALVALLSHFLAAVDSGGSRIWMAYAVGFLLALGPFEHVVVTMLHAFFGVLYGAEIGLAEFAALTGIITAGNVVGGIGLVTITHVAQAKGARE
- a CDS encoding multidrug efflux SMR transporter; amino-acid sequence: MNPYALLGAAILSELLATTSLKLSEGFSNPLPSVGVVVGYGAAFYLLALVLEELPVGLVYATWAALGIVGIAAVGVVAFGETVDLAGLAGIACIVLGVVLLNVVSGMSAH
- a CDS encoding glutamate-1-semialdehyde 2,1-aminomutase yields the protein MTHEQSRDLYDRALSVLPGGVNSAVRAAIEPYPPFVERGDGGHVIDADGNRYIDWVMGLGPLLYGHDTPQPVESSIQSHASEGPMYGMPTEIEVEHAEFVARHVPSVEMLRFVNSGTEATVSACRLARAHTGRDKIVVMQGGYHGAQETTLVEGEYDDVRPSSPGIPQSFADETLAIPFNDEEAAHRVFEDYGDEIAAVLVEPILANYGIVRPVDGYHETLRDLTEEHDSLLIFDEVITGFRVGGLQCAQGKFGIEPDLTTFGKLIGGGFPVGAIGGPARLMEQFTPSGDVFQAGTFSGHPVTMAAGLESLRYAAEHDVHDHIHDLGEQLRTGLAEIVREQAPEYTVTGVDGMFKLVFSREAPDTFEGHCEGACKQREDCPRFELCPKNGADVAAGETDRWRRVFWPKMKDEGVFLSQNQFESQFVTYAHTEEDVADTLEAYKEAL